The Myxocyprinus asiaticus isolate MX2 ecotype Aquarium Trade chromosome 46, UBuf_Myxa_2, whole genome shotgun sequence genome includes the window agaaaaaaagaaagaaatttcaAAGGTTTGTAAGAAAGTttagaaaatgttcaaatgttaaAAGAAAGTTCTTGAAAAATATTTAGAGTCAGTGTTTTTGTGAAGGTTTTGAAAAACATAAAATTCAAAGGAAAGTTCaaagaaagacattttggaagaaAGACAAAGGTcaaaagaaagttcaaaagaaaaaaagttcaaaagaaaaaaagttcaaAGGAAAGACAAAGTTTGAAAGAGAGTTTGAAAGAAAGTTAGGATAGATACAAAAGAAAGAACCAAAAAAGaagtgaatgaattaatgaatttgtCCCTGACTTTTCGACCCTGTTATGCTGTGGCATCCCCCCCTTTAGAAATAatggtttaaattatttttatatttcaattatatccatatttaatttatacattaTGATTTTTGACCACATGTTTCAAACAGAAGAATGTCTTAATTAGTATGTCATTATATTTACTCTAATAATGGCTTCTTCAAGCTTAATAGTTCAACTCTGTTATGGGGgaaaacatttttaggttaattataggtaaaattatctaaaacaagaaaacaatgcatttaaactgataattattttatttggttgTTGATCTGCAGTTTCTGTGTGTGAGTCTTCACTCAGTGTCCAAATGTTGTGAGACCCATTGCATAAGAGCTGGTAATGAAGAATAAAGTGCAGGCTTCTGGATCCCTCCACAAGGCTCTCCCCAACTCTGTACGCCCATCAAAACAATACCAGATGtgtttgtcaaacaaacaagagGTCCACCTGAGTTGTTCCACTGAGTCTGTAAAAAAGGTCAAAAGGTTGATATCACATAAATATTCCAAAAAACATTATACCTGCTCTCTTACTAGCTTTTTCCTGGTCACCattgaaaaattaacataaatactacacacacataaatgagatAACACATATATGACTATGCagcattttataaaattatgtatGCAAACAAACAAGTGCAAGATGTTATATTCAACAAcacaatggtgagtaaatgataaaataatttatattttgggtgaactatccctgtgtGTTATTTCCTTGAAGTGCAGACTGCCAGTAATCATTTAAGAGCCATTTCCAAATTTACCCACTAGAGGGAAGAATGTCTTCAATTACATTCCTACTGTTAAAAAACAACTGTTCTCCTTACATTGTGTTCCTTACCATGCATGTTTCTGTGCTTTCCAGCTCAGTCAGTCCAGCATATAACATAGTACATGTCAGTCTACGTCTGATGCATTGTTCACACATCGTTCCTTCCAGCACAGATATTTTTAGCTGTACATGTTTTTGCCCTGCTAAAAATATACATAGACAGCCATTTGTCTGGAGAGCCACACAGATACACAGAACAAAAGTGTAACCGAGAAATTAAATCAAGAGGAAATGAACAGGTAGATAAAGAATGTCGGATAGACGATATTGGTTGGCAAGAATTCAGTCAAGTTCAAAAGAAGTTCTATATGACTTTTCAAGCTAgtgataattttttaaaatttacatgTAGTtattaagcagatgcttttatcactTAAAAATTAGGAACATCACACACAACTTTGCCAACATCATCACACTGCCAAGTTCCAATTTTAAGATATAAGTGAGAGCTGAAAAAAGACATGCAAGAAGTAGacaaaaactttaataaaatttatatttttcaatCAAAATGTGTGAATTGAAAGAAAGGACTGAAGGAAGTAATgaaggaagcaaggaaggaagaaaggaaggaaggatggaaaaaaagaagaaagaaatggaGAGAGTAAGGAAGGACGGAAGGAAGGTTGGACAAaggaagaaagggagagagaaagaaagagagtaaagaaagaaagaaagagatgaatgagagtaaagaaagaaagaaagaaaggagggagggagggagggaagagAGTAAAgaaagatgaatgaatgaatgaatgataaaaagaaagaaagtaacatTCACAAACACAAAAAGACATTCAAGTTCATTGGAAGGCAAGAAGTCGTATAAGTTCAAAAGCAAAATGTCAAACATTCAAGTTCCGAAACTCATGTAAACATTCAGTTTATTCAAACAGTTGTGAAAGGTCGTGTTTGCATACAACCACACACATATCCAGTAACCCTTCACAATAGGCATCTTAATGAGCTCATGTTTGTGAAGGGATACGGGTGACGTACACATTTGGCTTCTCCATGCCCAGCAGTGGAGGGAGGGTGGGATTTCCTGTCCAGTTGATGGGAGACACACAGGCTGCATGCTATGACTGAGAGTCAGTGGAAAGCTCAGCTGAAGCAAAGCCACATTATAGTCAAGAGAGGAGGAATTAAACTGAGGGTGTATAATCACTTTCCTAACATCATGGGCCTGAGAGAAAGAAATACATGCATTAAAGAGATATGTGGCACAAAAAAGGCGTAATTTAAAAGATTGTACCGGTCGCTCTTTTCTATGCAATTACAAAGAATGGGGACTGGAGTTTTCAAGCTTCACAAATGTTGCAATAGaaccataaaagcagtccatacaactcatgctCTATTATCCAAATCTTTTGGGTgcagaacagaccgaaatttaagccGTTATCCATGGAGAAGATCAACATCCACCCTAGTTCTCCTTggcacgttcatgagagaagtagcaATGTCACATTTGTGAACCAAATGTTCTGTGTCTgattttttcaatgaaacgtttGATCAGGTTCACAAAACAGTGTGAATAAATCATTTACATCTCTCCTGtacatttcagtgaaaaatgtCTTTCATTTCAGACTGTTTCTCAGCCAAAGttgttgtatggcttcagaaaacttaaaATATTCTTCATGGGTCATATAAACCACTTGtattgtacttttatgctgctttttcatCCTTTTAACAGCTTGAAAGCTGTCCCTGTTTGTTGATATTGCATGGgaaaaagtaaccaggacattctttaaaatttctccttttgtgttccacagaagaaagaaagtcatacagctttgACACAACATGAGTGCGAGTACATGATTTACactttgggtggactattccttgaAGACACAGGAGAAATATTAATTATCTGCTTAACATGATTTATACAAGTAAAGATGTTATTGGATCAACATTCCCATCAAGCAGTTATTGATTTAAGTGGTAGTTTTAGTGATAGATTTTTAGTGGTAAATTTAGGTTTAGAGATCTGATCAGTTGattggaatgttgttccaggaccagcaaagaatgttgatccaggaacacgtCCTATTTGGGTTGATCATTTTGTGTAATCTCATCATAATAGaagcaaaaatcaaacaaacctCCCGCTCACCTGTTCCTTTGAGCCTCCTGTCCTTACGCTTACAAATCTCTCTTCCCTGCAAAGACATAGACCAtcttcataaaaaaatttaatagttTTTACCAACAGACTGTGCTGTTTATTCATGAGAATTTAAAACTGAAGTgagatttctgcaccactagtgttaCCACAGAGTTGCAAAAATAtggattgttttcaaacaggtttcccctaACATTCCCCCATCTTTCATTAGTCGGATAAGATAAGCTCCAAACTCaagccactggttgagccaatgttgctgtgtcaggctggttgggatgctcaaacaaacagagcatgtTTTAGTGGCACTACAAaaccacaaatggcttactttgagttgtctgtgcatattaagctggcatatgagaaagtattttaacactgaaaacttcaacacatttcatctttaattattcatttgcatGGCACTGGGAACTGTCTTATCTGCAGTTTTTTGCATGTTGGTTGCTCACAGGTCATAGACACAGAGTGCGGCAGTAAGAATCCATGTTGATTGGATGATCATCCCACTGCAATGATGACTGGCACCCAGACTGATGCTCATGTGACACAGCCAGGGCACATTCCCATCATCCTCTCCTCTCCCTAGGACGTCCAGTTCAGAGAGAGCAAAGACATCAGGCATTCCACATGGAGCTGAGAAGTTAATGGAATTCAACCATGAATATTTGCACACTCACAATCAGTGTTCAGAGATACATGCATTATTATTTGTGTACTCAATACGTGTATGTtagctcattaaaaaaaaattaaactagtgTAATTCCATACATAGTTCTAGGCCATTGAGACAAGGAAAAAGTTGAtgtactgtaactgtagtggagaACAGGCCAAGAGAACAGAAATGACAAAGGCAATTGTGTGCAGGACAAACCAGCCTGTAAATGTGGTAAGATTACTCTGCTGTCAGCTTCTAATTCTTCCCCCTGATCTTCATATGCCGTCTCTCTGAGATCTATGAGGAAATGTAACATTaactggggcatttttgggctgccacctgcaatttttcacactcaaatttaaaagttcACTATTTATACAATACTgtggattaataataataataataatgtgttttatttatagtgcctttccaaaagctcaaggtcactttacaatcaagatacattttaacagaagttaCAATCAGCGttaggggaaaaaaatatttaaattcagcAATCAGCAATGGATAGATAGTACTCTCAGAAAAGATGAGTTTTAAGATGAAACTTGAAGATGAAAATGGAGGAGATTTTGCGGAGGCTCTGAGGCAGTGAGTTCCATAGTTTAGGTGCAATTACACTGAAGGATCTACCACCAAAAGTGGACAGATGGAATCTGGGGATAGACTGCAGTTTGGAATCAGAAAAACGTAGAGAACGTGCAGGTGTGTATGGGTGCAGCAGATCACATAAATAATGAGGTGCCAGATCATAGAGAGCTTTTTAGGTTAAGAGAAGAATTTTGAACTTAAGAGCAAGAGACAGGCAACCAGTGAAGACTAAACAATGTGGGAGTAATGTGTGCAGGCCACTTAGTGTTTGTGAGAACTCTAGTAGTGTTTTGGATATACAGTGTTGTAATTGGGCAATGGTTTTAGCGTTTAGGCTAATGAAGAGAGAGTTACAGTAATCAAGATGTGATGTTATGAAAGCATGAACTAGTGATTCAGCATCCTTCAAACTAAGAAGGGGTCGAAGTCGTGCAATGTGACGTAGGTGGAAGAATGCCATTTTAGTGATGGTTCTGATGTGGGCTTCAAAAGTGAGAGAAAAAGTGATGCTCAGATTCTTAATGATTTTGGAGGGTTTGGTCAGATTTCCATCAATATCAATACAAATGTCAGTATTCTTGTAAGTGTTTGTGGTCCAAAAAACATGATCTCTGTTTTGTCGtcactgaatttgaggaaatggctgtttaaccaaatttttacaTCATTGATACAGGCTGTTAATGAGCTGATTGCATGAATTTCATCAAAACGGGCAGTTGTATAAATCTGTGTGTCGTCACCGTAGCAGTGATAACTAatatcatgatgacagatgatcTGACTAAGTGGGAGAATGTAAATTATGAACAATAGAGGACCCAGAACAGAACCCTGGGGATACCCTGAGTGAGAGAAGCAGTAGgggaaaagattgtctgttaGTGATGTAGGAAGAAAACCAGGATAGAGAAGTGCCAGTAATACCAATATCTGAGAGTCGGGAAAGGAGTGTGTTGTGGCATATACAGGTAGTGTCAAAAGCAGAGCTCAAATCAAGCAGGATCAGAATACTGAGGGACCCAGAGTCAGCAGAGAGGAGAAGATCATTAACAACCCTCAAGAGAGCAGTTTCAGTACTGTGGAACAGATAAAACCCAGATTGAAAAGGGTCATAGAGATTATTGGCTGCTAGATGTGATTGTAACTGGGAAGCTACAACTTTTTCCAGAAGTTTAGAAATAAAAGTTTAAGACTCTAAGTTGTGATGTTAGGAGGTTAATTTCCATGACATGTATGGCAAGGACGAGAGCaagacagttttgatttattttggattttatttagtcacaacataattcccatagttccatttatgttattccatagttttgatgactttactattattctaaaatgtgaaaacaattataataaagaatgagtaagtgtttcaaaacttttgaccggtagtgtatatatttgtctatttaagtgctatttgaaagacttttatattaattttaatatgtcTACCACATAACCTCTAGGTGGCGTTGATTTGTGACATGGAtgatttcaggccttattttgttatttgaaaaTTTCACTTGAAATTTGaaaattttaagcgtaaacttttttggtgtcatagcgcccccttttggacccgctGGCGGGTCCGCAGAGTTAAAAAGATTTTTTAACCTTCTAGTATATTTCAAGTACTTTTATGAGTAATTGACTTTATTTGAATTATTCAAAATAGGATATTTGCACATTTATGTGACAACTTGCTCGACctgacatttataaaaatgtcaacgttatataaaaatgttatattgcCCTGACAACACAGTTTAAACTTTTGGTTAAAATCtgccttcattatatagttgacccttgcttAAATGTATGCCTGTGtggtttttattgtgtttacttgtttacccaaaatttataacaataaataaataaataaacactgatcagccacaacattaaaaccacctgcctaatattgtgtaggtcccaaaacagtgccaacccgcatctcagaatagcattctgagatgcaattcttctcaccacaattgtacagaatggttatctgagttaggtgtttccatccacagaactgcagctgactgtatgttttttttttttttttggcaccattctgagtaaattctagagactgttgtgtgtgaaaatcccaggagatcagcagttacagaaatactcaaaccagcccatctagcaccaacaatcatccatgcgattatctaatcagccaattgtttggcagcagtgcagtgcataaaatcatgcagatacgggtcaggagcttcagttaatgttcacatcaaccataataTGGGGgggggaaatgtgatctcagtgatttggaccgtggcatgattgttggtgccagacggttgGTTTGagtactgctgatctcctggggttttcacacccaacagtctctagaatttactccaaatggtgccaaaaacaaaaaaacatccagtgaggggcagttctgtggatggaaatgccttgttgatgagagaggtcaacagagaatggccagactggttcaaactgacaaagtctacagaaattcagataactgctttgtacaattgtggtgagaaacaaCAAAACCCTGCACTACTACAGAAAAAGACACATTTGTGTAAATTTACTTTAGACTCAAAACCTTATAATCACAGAGAAATAAcccctgtgacaacttccccatgtgacaactatatatttataattctattctattctattctagtaaaatgtatgtataaatgcATGCATAGACTACAAAATGCAACATGTTTTATTATAGACTTTTGGGAATAGTGCAGATACTGAGTTAAATAGTGTGTTTATATTGTGGCATAGTAATATTTGAACATGTAGGTGACATGTGGGGCAGGTTAGTTCAGATCAAATTTGAACACCTGCAGTTTGCGTTTCTTTGCTCATGTTGAAATTCTTACCTTTTTTGCTGATAAAAGACACTGAGGCATTAAAACCGCGGGCAGAAACACTGCTGTCTGTGCTGAACTGTAGAATCATTACATGACCGTAGCTGAGAACAGCTGGAGGGAGGCTCCTGCCACATACAACcactaaaaacacaaaaatactgtATAGAATTGAGAACTACATTTCCCACAATGCTCTACTGAAAAATCGTCAAGTTGTGTACTAGCCTGACACTGTAACACACTCAGTGtaacattaaaatgtaacaaaGCAATATTTACATTCTCAGTGACTCTAATACAGAACTATGAAATGCAATGCTGCAGTTTTTGATGATGAATctgatgtttcttcagtgtctgtttGTACTTACCTATTTCATCCTCGCCATCAATATCTCCGAACACTGTAATTGAATCATATCTGCAGTTCTCTGATTCCTCAAGGTCAAAGTCATCAAAGTCAAGCTTCAAGATACAAAGTAAGGTTAtgctattattattacttttagcaGATAGGGTTCTATGATTGATACTACACATTGTACATACAAATATGGCTACTTGAGAAGGTTTCCCttgcaaaaatcgagagttcattgcaaatttgcggcaaattgtctactgttgccaaaggtttgctgcaggttcaccaataccggtgaagagctgcaaatttttggcaaatatctgcagttaatcacaagctcatttgcatgtgaaaataatgagtggcaaatttgaatcaaatttgtggcaagtttgtggctagtttgcaaGAACTCtagaatttttgtaagggttatggTAAGAAATAATGCACAACACATTTTGTAACTAACGGGTAATATGCCATAACATTAGGATGACTGTGTGATGATGTCATGACGTCGCTTTTTGGAGTCTAATTGAGTATCGCATTCTCTCTAGCAGTGAAACCGATCACATCAGAGCCTCTTATCTCATTGCATGCATGCATTCATGACCGGACAGATGGGTCACGACTGGACAGACAAGAAATGCCAGGCACTGACTGAGCCAAAGCACAGAGGTTTTTACCTTGACTATGTGGCCCTCTGGAGCATAGATGACCCAGCGGCATAGGGTGTTGTTGCTGTAGGGTTGTGGGTAGGCGGGGCTTTGCACGACCCTGTCGGGTTGTAACAGCACCATTGTTCCACATTCCGCTCCTgcacaaacacaaaaggagaaactgGCGAAATAGAGCCCGGCTGATGACGTTGCTGCATGGTGTCGCATTTCTGTCTGGCAAGGGCTCATATTGAGGGGAGCAGGGTGGTGATTTGAATCTGGCTCTTATCTTTTCCAAACCTGCCGCTGGTAGACAGCCCAATGCTAGACATGTGACTATGGGAACAATCCCACTGAGATAAGCTCTCTTCTCTCTGAGGGAAATATATGAGCGGCTGCAGTATAAAAACAGAATTCTTCGGGGGGAAATTAGTTCTCTTTACCTATACACCAGTCTGGGGAAATAATCAGACCTCGCCGACTAGGTGACAGAATAACAGATCAAACCAGCAACAGTTGGGCTCAAGCTGAGAGAGCGCAGGGTGAAACATTTTCTAATTATGGAATTGTATGGATACATATGGTAGACGTGTAAATGAGGCAATGCTGGTAAACAACAGCATGACtcaggtgaaatgtgtaatttctgtgccaatagcattaacaaatggaactgcaaaaaaatCTCTCCTCTccatccaaacctgtatgactatctttcttcacaAAAGGTGAAAAATCAGTGGTGACTGAGGttgccattctgcctaacatttccttttatgttcaatggatgaaagaaagtcatatgggtttgagtAAATTTTGGAATCTCtttaattgttttggactgtCACCAAACAGGCTTGACATATTAAGACAAACTGATTTAAACTTTGTTGACTTTTTCAGGGACTGTTGGGTGCAACAAACCAAGAGCAAGAGAAACCAGCCTGACCATTTCAACTCACCAAAACTATAGTTCTCCCCAACACCACTGAACTGCATAGTGAATCCAGCTCCTGTACTGCTTACATCGGACACAAACTGCACTGTTACACTGTGGGAACCATAAATAAGTATCGAAGATGGATGCTGGCTGCTACAGAATCTCCCTAGTGAACATGGTCATAAGTTAGAACATACTCAGATGAAACAAGCATTACATTTAGTATTAACAGGCAATATAATTAGACTTCTCTATAAAACACTTTGCAAGATAGCTtaagataaagggatagttccctttATTACAACAGCAAAACCTCTTGTTATTACAAGCTCAGGATCAGATATATAGTAATATTGCAAGTGTTAGTACATTATTTAAGGGTATTTTGTGTCACCCTGCATACAACCAACAATTATTGAGATTCCATGTCCAAGAAGGacgaaatgtacatattttgaattCTCCTTATTGTCCTACTGTTTCTCCGCCTCACCTATCCGTCTGTCTTCACCCACATACACAGTCAGCTGGTCACTTTGACACAGTGCGTCATTTTCCAGATCAAACTTCAGAAACTCCAATAAAGTACTTTGACCAGCATCAACTTGAATAGACCACCAGCAAATTCTGCCCAACCAAAACATATAACATAAACTGCGTTCAAATTCTGATTAGAAGATTTTTGTGAAAAGATTTAGCCTCTGAGCAGCAAATATCTAAGATACTTCACATGTGACTCACTCATTGTTATTGTAGCTCTGGTCTGGATGAGCAGGATTTCTGATCATGCCTTCACTTCCAGGTACAACTCCATCAGCTACACTGCACAGAGACCTGTCCACACCTACATTTAGTTTAGTATAAAAGAAGTCatgtagcagacacttttatcctaaGCAATTTACAATAAATGTACAGGCCAAAcgtgttcttgcactaaaaacgCCACAAGCAGTACaaagaataaaacagaacgcaggtgtctcgagttATGTTATTTTAAAGTTCAAGATATTTTAAACTTGACAAAGAGTCTAAAAACATGGCTCCAAATTTGAACACCTAAAAGTGTGAAATCACGCTCAACTTGACCaatctgatttgtgaattttttacaCCAAAAATTGTCTGTTTAACATTTACAGCAGGGGCAGTACTAAGATGCAATCTTTGTAGGAgcattttgatctttagggtgggcaagtggTTGTCTCTTCATTGGATTGGGAGGGGGTGTCAGATGTTTCTGGGGGGCAGAAGGAAAATTATGGGATAAGCGCGGTCTCTGTAAATTGTGCATGtatggagcttatcaagtgtaacattaatatacggaatcatatacactttccacttcttgaaatgtctatgttaatgtatcacacgattcacacaggattcccatgtattcatttatagcctaaacctgagcgtgatgattaattcctgacctgaagtgatgatttcacatcagAGCTTGTCTAGCTGTCTTTTaaaattgaccacatttatattcacatcagcgattaaggaaattatctggttaagatttattcctaaaaaaagttaaaatgctccataaaggtttaaatgctccatagagtatttatctattaggaatattcctccttatgcaaaacaaagaaactgaaacatgctccatcttttttttcttcttctttaaactgtgttaCCTCTAGTAAGGCgcaatataaatttaacattattattattattattattattattattattattattatttaactaaataatgatgtcttctcataaaaattcctgatagatttatggGAATtccacctgtttgtaggctatattgattttattttcacttattttaatgtttgaatttgtatttattattcactgcaaaatgtgtgcttgatatTTCACagtttgcttgacacctcctgccttcagaattaTGTTGTTATatatgcacagacaaacgaaagttctgtttcatgcagatattaatatcagaaataccaggagaatccacagttaacaacatactccacagttaatgtagcctacaaattcagcttcatctggtaagaaaaaaaaaaaagaaaatatatttttttaaataatagttgtttaattattattattattattattaggctattattatgaaaaggcatatacaaggcatattttatcaATACAAACTATACATTTAAGAGTAACATTAAAAATTGACATTTCATTTAGATTTGacgcacttccagtttaagccccgcccacacccggttctatccaatacaaagacagatacagataattttgtcacatgaacagatacagatacaaatacagataatggcttcactgcactcCAGTATAATGAAAAAGACCCCCATGACCTATAATCTTTCAGACAGCAGCTCAAATTTGTAACATCTTCACTACATAACCCCTAGAATTGTAAAAGCAAATAGAAACAGCTCCCTAAAGAActcaaactacaaaaaaaaaaaaatacctacaGTACCTTTTCTAAGACTGAACTTGATCCATGACAAGAACATTGAGACATCAGTGAAGACTCCAGGTGAGCCTCTTCTAGATGAAGGTTTGATTCTGTTGTTATTCCAGCTCCGACCACAGCCCTTACCCCAAGACGTGACCCCCACTGCCACCCATCGCCCATCTGCTCTGGGGCAAAGGAGAGGACCCCCAGAATCGCCCTGGAGCACAGGCAAATACAGGACTTACTGTAGGGTTTTTTAAAAGCTGTTAAAGATGGACTCATTGAGAGTAAAATGTCATTGCTCAGAGTTTGcgctttcatagctcaggagactagAGATCTCTCTTATGTTTAATTTAGCTATCAACTTTATCTGATGTTTGTCATAAAATTCTgtaggagaaataaaaaatagcCAGAAATGAGATCTTAATTTCTTCACTCTGGGCATAAACAGAGAGTTCCAAGAGCTTGAATCAAGTCTGCCACTCTAAACCTGAAAAATCTCATAGGAGACCATAACATCATAAATGTCCTTTACTGATGTTAACGTTGGGGCAATGTCTTTAATGTCATCTTACTTGGCAGGCATCTCTCCCTCCTTTCTCTGGGCCAGCACACAAGACTGTGAAGGTCTTTTGTCCAGGTCTGAGATTTTGCATGACATGTTTGCACCTGCTTTGCTCTACCAGGTCCAGATGTACCTCCTGAAGAACTGCTGGAAGTAGACCTCCTAAAAAGAAGACAGACATTTTCACCTTCATGCTGGTAATGGTTAGAGATATTTGAGGACTTTCCTTAATCTATTCTAAATATGTTCTTAAAGAACTTTTTACTCTCTTTAATTCGACCCCAACCACCAACAACACATGTGGTTTTGGGTGGAAACCTCTCACCAGG containing:
- the LOC127435930 gene encoding ovochymase-2-like; translation: MKFHEKYQRFSPMSYDIALLEINGHIQFGDFIKPICLPYPGERFPPKTTCVVGGWGRIKERGLLPAVLQEVHLDLVEQSRCKHVMQNLRPGQKTFTVLCAGPEKGGRDACQGDSGGPLLCPRADGRWVAVGVTSWGKGCGRSWNNNRIKPSSRRGSPGVFTDVSMFLSWIKFSLRKGVDRSLCSVADGVVPGSEGMIRNPAHPDQSYNNNEICWWSIQVDAGQSTLLEFLKFDLENDALCQSDQLTVYVGEDRRIGRFCSSQHPSSILIYGSHSVTVQFVSDVSSTGAGFTMQFSGVGENYSFGAECGTMVLLQPDRVVQSPAYPQPYSNNTLCRWVIYAPEGHIVKLDFDDFDLEESENCRYDSITVFGDIDGEDEIVVVCGRSLPPAVLSYGHVMILQFSTDSSVSARGFNASVSFISKKDLRETAYEDQGEELEADSRVILPHLQAAPCGMPDVFALSELDVLGRGEDDGNVPWLCHMSISLGASHHCSGMIIQSTWILTAALCVYDLEERFVSVRTGGSKEQAHDVRKVIIHPQFNSSSLDYNVALLQLSFPLTLSHSMQPVCLPSTGQEIPPSLHCWAWRSQMSGQKHVQLKISVLEGTMCEQCIRRRLTCTMLYAGLTELESTETCMTQWNNSGGPLVCLTNTSGIVLMGVQSWGEPCGGIQKPALYSSLPALMQWVSQHLDTE